A genomic segment from Tachysurus fulvidraco isolate hzauxx_2018 chromosome 21, HZAU_PFXX_2.0, whole genome shotgun sequence encodes:
- the mfhas1 gene encoding malignant fibrous histiocytoma-amplified sequence 1 homolog, protein MAENETNLRTARIWRDAALRSRKLRTNLRQLTLSTTNNQKITLPDDIKEIEVLNLGNNSLQELPEGLGSTLTKLRILILRRNKFTSVPSPIFQLCHLAELDLSHNCLSHLSEDIEHLKGLKKLCVSHNKIQYLPSQIGTLQALEEFDVSFNELHDFPRSFTQLKKLRTLDVDHNKLQNFPPELLALSDLEELDCSGNKLEGLPGNITMLQSLKIVWLSSTHISFLPETFCDLQNLESLMLDNNSLAVLPWSFGKMQTLKMLNLSSNSFEDFPQVILTITSLEELYLSRNKLSFLPDELGQLSNLANLWLDNNRITFLPASIVELEKLEELVLQGNQIAILPDNFGKLSKVNIWKVKDNPLIQPPYEVCMKGIPYIAAYQKELAHAQTAVKPRLKLVLMGQTNAGKTKLRQCIVSKPLDAKTITGGRGIDVTNWVADVHRSLTFIVYDLSGKQNYELIKPFFLSPGALYIVVVNLKLYTCKTFYSSVGYFLHLLSAKVPHAVVCVVGTHIDLCTETELEEKCLDIHRQISVQEKRDTESLWTLAKQVDEALEQDYDVRASSPHVLFYGVSDRNLRRKKAQLQYMLNNRLQILSPVFCVSCVEMRNIQRLKEKLMSVADHRDIFPNLHRVLPKSWQMLEELHFKPQDLWLSWWDSARLGLQAGLTEDRLQSALSYLHESGKLLYFEDSVTLKEFVFHNLPRFIAVLNVFFQKDITAMLEKLNAESDSEENVASSQIQHHVESFLLHGLLPSNIIRQLLKPLVQTQQDLHLIMELLEKMGVCYCVNKPRSKPLNGAPVVYKFPSLVSSEEPNTEPCQNGGSSVPGQFFSVEQLQIEYNFPFLIPPGLFARFSVQINSHVVQRTDGKDYIFAYRGKVPVMVKYRHSRNRLHPDTLAISSHASLPNIWTAWQAITPLVEELNVLLLEWPSLHYSVHILCSKCLKRGSPNPHSFPGELLSQPRPEGLTEIICPKNGSERVNVALVYPPSPTLVSPSPK, encoded by the coding sequence ATGGCTGAGAATGAGACGAATCTGAGGACGGCCAGGATTTGGCGAGACGCAGCTTTACGCTCCAGGAAACTGAGGACCAACCTGCGCCAGCTCACTCTTAGCACCACCAACAACCAGAAAATCACCTTACCTGACGACATCAAGGAGATAGAAGTCCTCAACCTGGGCAATAATTCCCTTCAAGAGCTTCCCGAGGGTTTGGGCTCCACTCTCACCAAGCTTCGCATCCTGATCCTCCGCAGGAACAAGTTCACCTCTGTGCCATCTCCAATATTCCAGCTGTGTCACTTGGCTGAGCTGGATCTTAGTCACAACTGCTTGAGCCATTTATCGGAGGACATTGAGCATTTGAAGGGGCTGAAAAAGCTCTGCGTGAGCCACAACAAGATCCAGTACCTGCCCTCACAAATCGGGACATTGCAGGCGTTGGAGGAGTTTGATGTGAGCTTCAACGAGCTCCATGATTTCCCCAGGTCCTTCACGCAGCTCAAGAAGCTCAGGACACTCGACGTGGACCATAACAAACTCCAAAATTTCCCACCGGAGCTTCTTGCCCTCAGTGATTTGGAGGAACTTGATTGTTCAGGGAATAAACTAGAGGGCCTGCCAGGCAATATCACAATGCTGCAGTCACTCAAAATTGTGTGGCTCAGCAGCACCCATATCTCATTTTTACCTGAGACTTTCTGTGATCTGCAAAACCTGGAGAGCTTGATGCTCGATAATAATTCTCTTGCAGTGCTGCCATGGTCGTTTGGAAAGATGCAGACGCTCAAAATGCTCAATCTTTCATCCAACTCCTTTGAAGATTTTCCTCAGGTTATTCTTACAATTACTAGTTTGGAGGAGCTGTATTTGAGCAGAAATAAGTTGTCTTTCCTCCCAGATGAACTTGGCCAGCTGTCTAATCTCGCCAATTTGTGGTTGGACAATAATAGAATAACGTTTCTACCAGCCTCTATAGTGGAGCTGGAGAAACTGGAGGAGCTGGTTTTACAGGGTAATCAAATTGCCATCCTGCCAGACAATTTCGGAAAGCTCTCCAAAGTTAACATTTGGAAAGTTAAGGACAATCCCCTCATACAACCTCCGTATGAGGTGTGCATGAAGGGCATCCCGTACATAGCTGCCTATCAGAAGGAGCTTGCTCATGCCCAGACTGCTGTGAAACCAAGGCTCAAACTTGTTTTGATGGGGCAGACAAATGCAGGGAAAACTAAGCTCAGGCAGTGTATAGTAAGCAAACCGTTGGATGCTAAGACAATAACCGGCGGCAGAGGGATCGATGTGACGAACTGGGTAGCAGATGTCCATCGCAGTCTTACATTTATTGTGTACGATTTATCAGGGAAGCAGAATTACGAACTCATTAAACCATTTTTTCTCTCACCAGGCGCTCTGTACATAGTGGTAGTGAATTTGAAGTTGTACACATGTAAGACTTTCTACTCCAGCGTAGGCTATTTCCTTCACCTGCTTAGTGCCAAGGTTCCCCATGCAGTGGTGTGCGTTGTGGGAACACACATTGATCTCTGTACTGAAACAGAATTGGAGGAAAAGTGCTTGGATATCCACAGACAGATCTCTGTGCAGgaaaaaagagacacagagagtctGTGGACACTCGCTAAGCAGGTGGACGAAGCCTTGGAACAGGACTATGATGTCAGGGCATCAAGCCCTCATGTACTGTTTTATGGAGTCTCAGACAGAAACCTGAGACGTAAAAAAGCCCAGCTGCAGTACATGCTGAACAATCGACTACAGATCCTGTCCCCGGTCTTTTGTGTCAGTTGTGTGGAAATGCGAAATATCCAGCGATTAAAGGAGAAACTCATGTCAGTTGCAGATCATCGTGATATTTTTCCTAACCTTCACAGAGTACTGCCGAAGTCATGGCAGATGCTGGAGGAGCTCCATTTCAAGCCACAGGATCTGTGGCTGTCGTGGTGGGACTCAGCTCGCCTGGGCCTGCAAGCAGGATTGACGGAAGACCGTCTACAAAGTGCACTGTCCTACCTACATGAGAGTGGCAAACTGCTGTACTTCGAGGACAGTGTGACACTTAAAGAATTTGTCTTCCACAATCTGCCACGGTTCATTGCTGTCTTGAACGTCTTCTTTCAGAAAGACATTACTGCCATGCTAGAAAAATTAAACGCTGAAAGCGACTCAGAAGAGAATGTTGCTTCTTCACAAATCCAGCACCATGTGGAAAGCTTTCTGCTGCATGGCCTGCTGCCTTCCAACATCATCCGGCAGCTCCTCAAACCCCTTGTGCAGACGCAGCAGGACTTGCACCTTATCATGGAGCTGCTTGAAAAGATGGGAGTTTGCTACTGTGTCAACAAACCTCGCAGCAAACCACTCAACGGGGCACCTGTGGTGTACAAGTTCCCCAGTCTGGTCAGCAGTGAGGAGCCTAACACTGAACCCTGCCAGAATGGTGGCTCATCAGTTCCTGGTCAGTTCTTCTCAGTGGAGCAGCTGCAGATTGAGTATAACTTTCCTTTTCTCATCCCTCCTGGACTTTTTGCACGGTTCAGCGTGCAAATCAACAGCCATGTTGTGCAACGCACCGACGGAAAGGATTACATCTTTGCCTACCGGGGTAAAGTGCCTGTGATGGTGAAGTACCGGCATTCTCGAAACAGACTGCACCCGGATACCCTTGCAATTTCTAGTCATGCATCTTTACCAAATATCTGGACAGCTTGGCAAGCGATTACTCCACTGGTAGAGGAGCTGAATGTTCTTCTGCTGGAATGGCCTAGTCTCCATTATTCTGTACATATCCTGTGTTCCAAGTGCCTGAAGCGAGGGTCACCCAACCCACATTCTTTTCCAG
- the eri1 gene encoding 3'-5' exoribonuclease 1, protein MEEKCTKVLQSEMIVCVTEHGDSDQAKSEQKNGSCEETERADFSDPVYKEISLANGAINRMNRDELRAKCTELKLDTRGVKDVLKKRLKNYYKKQKLKQSASVASDDLYYDYICVVDFEATCEENNPRHFVHEIIEFPMVLIDTHTLEIVGSFQEYVKPKLNPQLSDFCVELTGITQKMVDEADPFPQVLRRVVAWLQEKELGTKYKYTLLTDGSWDMSKFLYTQCRQSRLRYPQFARNWINIRKSYGNYYKVPRNQTRLNCMLENLGMQYEGRPHCGLDDSHNIARVAIRMLKDGCRLRVNERLHDGELQNVSNTTVLEGAPPPQFPKSKN, encoded by the exons ATGGAGGAAAAGTGTACAAAAGTCCTTCAGTCTgaaatgatagtgtgtgtgactgagcaTGGCGACAGCGACCAAGCTAAA TCTGAACAGAAAAACGGCTCCTGTGAAGAAACCGAACGTGCAGATTTCAGTGATCCGGTGTATAAAGAGATCTCTCTGGCTAATGGTGCAATTAACCGCATGAACAGAGATGAACTACGTGCTAAATGTACTGAGCTCAAGCTGGACACCAG AGGTGTGAAAGACGTCCTGAAGAAGCGTCTGAAGAACTACTATAAGAAGCAGAAGCTGAAGCAGTCTGCGTCTGTAGCCTCCGACGACTTGTATTACGACTACATCTGCGTGGTGGACTTTGAGGCTACGTGTGAAGAGAATAACCCACGTCACTTTGTCCACGAAATCATCGAGTTCCCCATGGTCCTTatcgacacacacactttggagATT GTCGGGTCGTTTCAGGAATACGTGAAGCCCAAGTTGAACCCGCAGCTCTCAGATTTCTGTGTGGAGCTTACAGGAATAACACAG AAAATGGTGGACGAGGCAGATCCCTTCCCTCAGGTTTTACGCAGAGTGGTGGCCTGGCTGCAGGAGAAAGAACTGGGAACCAAGTACAAATACACCCTGCTGACTGATGG GTCTTGGGATATGAGTAAATTCCTTTACACGCAATGCCGCCAGAGTCGGCTGCGATATCCTCAGTTTGCTCGAAATTGGATTAACATCAGAAAGTCTTATGGAAACTATTATAAG GTGCCTCGAAACCAGACAAGGCTGAACTGCATGTTGGAGAATCTGGGCATGCAGTACGAAGGCCGACCTCACTGCGGCCTCGATGACTCGCACAACATCGCTCGCGTTGCCATCCGCATGCTGAAGGATGGCTGTCGGCTGCGGGTGAACGAGCGTCTGCATGATGGCGAGCTGCAGAACGTGTCCAATACAACGGTGTTGGAAGGAGCGCCGCCTCCTCAGTTCCCCAAAAGCAAAAACTAA
- the ppp1r3b gene encoding protein phosphatase 1 regulatory subunit 3B yields MPVKLVMPLYLSNDDFQSRMSVKCKMPLRPCLHRRTVAQFGFHSPLQQAESPERKCGKAKKQVSFADHKGLSLAVVKIFSEFDDHIDIPLSIQQLFATALDLSEEDDKLVLDFKQPSADYLQFRQRLEQDLVCLEHCVLKDRAIAGTIKVKNLSYEKSVKVRITFDTWKTHTDLDCQYVNDTYLGSEWDTFSFEVNLPALMEPQECVEFAVFYVVDGTTHWDSNQGQNYKITRSVLKKKSMSDACNRQQHNSDWDAYFDRFGSPRCSNGIFPEWPSYTGYEDLGPYY; encoded by the coding sequence ATGCCAGTTAAACTGGTGATGCCGCTTTATCTGTCGAATGATGACTTCCAGAGCAGGATGTCTGTAAAGTGTAAGATGCCTCTACGTCCATGTCTGCACAGGCGAACTGTCGCTCAGTTCGGCTTCCACTCTCCTCTTCAGCAGGCCGAGTCTCCGGAACGGAAATGTGGCAAGGCCAAAAAGCAGGTCTCCTTCGCCGACCACAAGGGCCTGTCCCTTGCTGTGGTGAAGATTTTTTCTGAGTTCGACGACCATATCGACATCCCGCTCAGCATCCAGCAGCTTTTTGCTACGGCGCTTGACCTCTCTGAGGAGGACGACAAGCTGGTGCTGGACTTCAAGCAGCCGAGCGCGGATTACCTGCAGTTTCGCCAGCGGCTAGAGCAAGACTTGGTCTGTCTCGAGCATTGTGTGCTGAAGGACCGGGCCATTGCGGGGACGATCAAAGTCAAAAACCTGTCCTACGAAAAGTCAGTGAAGGTGCGCATCACGTTTGACACGTGGAAAACCCACACTGACCTCGATTGCCAGTACGTCAACGACACATACTTGGGCTCTGAATGGGACACCTTCTCATTCGAGGTAAATTTACCAGCACTGATGGAGCCTCAGGAGTGCGTGGAGTTTGCTGTGTTTTACGTGGTGGATGGGACCACGCACTGGGACAGCAACCAGGGCCAGAACTATAAAATCACCCGCTCTGTTTTGAAGAAGAAGAGCATGAGTGATGCCTGTAACAGACAGCAGCACAACAGTGACTGGGATGCATACTTCGACCGATTCGGCAGCCCGAGGTGCTCGAACGGCATTTTTCCAGAGTGGCCGAGCTACACCGGGTACGAGGACCTCGGTCCATATTACTGA